The Mycolicibacterium duvalii DNA window ACACCGCGTCGAGCGCATGCAGCTCGTCGAGCCGGCGCAGATCCAGCGTCACCACGGCCTTGAAGTCGCCGCGCAACGGGTCCAGCCCGCCGACCACGCTGGTCCCGCCGCCGAACGGGACGACGGCGATGCTGTGGTCGGCGCAGTAGCCGAGCAACTCCGCCACCTCCTGCTCGCTACCCGGGAGCAGGACCGCGTCGGGCGCATCCTGCACGCCGAAATCCTTGCGGCGCAGTAGGTCCAACGTGGATTTGCCGCCCGCCCGCAACAGCCGGCCGCGGTCGTCGACCACCAGGTGCTCGGCGCCGACGATGGCGCCCATTCCGGAGCGGTCGGCCGGGGCCAACGCCGACGGCCGCAACCGCACCTGCTCGATCTCGGGCTGGGCGATGTCGGTGGCGTCGATGCCCAGCGCTTGGTTGAGCAGACTGCGGATTCCGGCCGAGAGCGGCTTGGCCAACACCGGGTCACCCCAGGCATTCCACTGCATCGGCGGGTCGCTCGGCTGCGCTGCTGCGGGAGTCATGAGTTACAGTATTACAGATGACGTCAATCCGTAACTCGGTGGCCACGGTCGAGGAGCGCATCCTCGACGCCGCAGCGGCCTGCGTCCTGGCCTACGGTGTGGACCGGGTGACGATGACCGAGATCGCCCGGCGGGCCCGGGTCAGCCGTCCGACGATCTATCGCCGCTGGCCCGACATCCGCTGGGTGATCGCCGAACTTCTGACCGTGCGTATCGCCGGGGTGCTCGACGGGGTGCCCGAGCAGGGGGTCGGCCGGGCCGCCACGGTGGCCCGGGTGGTGGCCGTGGCGCGGCACCTGCGCAATGACGACGTGGTGATGTCGGTCATCCACAACGCCCCCGCGATCGCGATGACCTACATCGCCGACCGGCTCGGCACCAGCCAGCAGATCCTCGTCGACACCTTGGCCGAGGCGATCAAGGCCGGTCAGGACGAGGGCAGCATCCGCGCCGGGGACCCGCGGGGGATGGCCGCGATGTGCCTGCTGATCACCCAGTCGACCATCCAGTCGGCCCAGATGGTCGGTGACCTGCTCGACGCCGACGCCCTCGACACGGAACTGGGCCTGGCCCTGAGCGGATATCTGAAACCATGAACAAGACATCAGCGTTGAACGCCACCCGGCGTCGCTCGGAATTGCAGCGCCTGGGCGACGGTGCGCCGATCGACGTCCTCGTCATCGGCGGCGGCATCACCGGTGCCGGCATCGCACTGGACGCGGCCAGTCGCGGAATGTCCGTGGCGCTCGTCGAGAAGCACGACCTCGCATTCGGCACCAGCCGCTGGAGTTCGAAACTCGTCCACGGCGGTCTGCGGTATCTGGCCACGGGCAA harbors:
- a CDS encoding TetR/AcrR family transcriptional regulator produces the protein MTSIRNSVATVEERILDAAAACVLAYGVDRVTMTEIARRARVSRPTIYRRWPDIRWVIAELLTVRIAGVLDGVPEQGVGRAATVARVVAVARHLRNDDVVMSVIHNAPAIAMTYIADRLGTSQQILVDTLAEAIKAGQDEGSIRAGDPRGMAAMCLLITQSTIQSAQMVGDLLDADALDTELGLALSGYLKP